From Anas acuta chromosome 11, bAnaAcu1.1, whole genome shotgun sequence, the proteins below share one genomic window:
- the MST1 gene encoding hepatocyte growth factor-like protein isoform X2 gives MPVPRVLLAVAVAVALGAGSRSPLNDFQRLRATELLPLPPEAPPPPEPGPAEQCAQRCATSPACRAFHHERQSQRCQLLRWTQHSPGVRLQKNIHCDLYQKKDYLRDCIVADGVSYRGTRATTEKGLRCQHWQATTPHDHRFLPSPRNGLEENYCRNPDRDKRGPWCYTVDPNVRHQSCGIKKCQDAICMTCNGEDYRGFVDHTESGTECQRWDLQHPHKHPYHPDKYPEKGLDDNYCRNPDGSEQPWCYTVDPAREREYCRIRVCKKRPRPLNVTTNCFRGKGEGYRGRVNVTVSGIPCQRWDAQAPHRHHFVPEKYPCKDLQENYCRNPDGSEAPWCFTTRPSVRVAFCFHIRRCDDELGAQECYHGHGETYRGHVSKTRKGITCQRWDARTPHVPQISPATHPEAHLEENYCRNPDNDSHGPWCYTMDPRMPFDYCAIKPCSGNAVPSILESAEAVTFEQCGRRDERLQLKGRIVGGQPGNSPWTVSIRNRAGVHFCGGSLVNEQWVISIRQCFSSCDADLSGYEVHLGLLFKDPGPADPDLQAIPIVRILCGPSESHLVLLKLARPAVLNKRVALICLPPERYVVPAGTICEIAGWGETRGTADSRVLNVAQLPVLAHGECQAALRGRLKESELCTAPLRSGVGACEGDYGGPLACLTADCWVLEGVITPSRVCARTDQPALFIRVSLYVDWIHKVMKMV, from the exons aTGCCGGTGCCgcgggtgctgctggctgtggctgtggccGTGGCGCTGGGCGCAG GCTCCCGCTCGCCCCTCAACGACTTCCAGCGCCTGCGGGCCACcgagctgctgcccctgccccccgAGGCACCGCCACCGCCAGAGCCAGGCCCGGCCGAGCAGTGCGCCCAGCGCTGTGCCACCAGCCCGGCCTGCCG GGCCTTCCACCACGAGCGGCAGAGCCAGCGGTGCCAGCTGCTGCGCTGGACGCAGCACTCGCCCGGCGTGCGGCTGCAGAAGAACATCCACTGCGACCTGTACCAGAAGAAAG ACTACCTGCGGGACTGCATCGTGGCCGACGGCGTCAGCTACCGCGGCACGCGGGCCACCACCGAGAAGGGGCTGCGCTGCCAGCACTGGCAGGCCACCACGCCGCACGACCACAG GTTCCTGCCGTCCCCACGCAACGGGCTGGAGGAGAACTACTGCCGAAACCCCGACCGCGACAAGCGGGGCCCCTGGTGTTACACCGTGGACCCCAACGTGCGGCACCAGAGCTGCGGCATCAAGAAGTGCCAGGATG CCATCTGCATGACCTGCAACGGGGAGGATTACCGGGGCTTCGTGGACCACACCGAGTCAGGGACCGAGTGCCAGCGCTGGGACCTGCAGCACCCGCACAAGCATCCCTACCACCCCGACAA GTACCCCGAGAAGGGTCTGGATGACAACTACTGCCGCAACCCGGACGGCTCCGAGCAGCCCTGGTGCTACACCGTTGACCCCGCGCGGGAGCGCGAGTATTGCCGCATCCGCGTCTGCA AGAAGCGTCCGCGGCCCCTCAACGTCACCACCAACTGCTTCAGGGGGAAGGGCGAAGGCTACCGGGGCCGGGTGAACGTCACCGTGTCGGGCATCCCGTGCCAGCGCTGGGACGCGCAGGCACCGCACCGGCACCACTTTGTGCCCGAGAAGTACCCGTGCAA GGACCTGCAGGAGAATTACTGCCGCAACCCCGACGGCTCGGAGGCGCCGTGGTGCTTCACCACCCGCCCCAGCGTCCGCGTTGCCTTCTGCTTCCACATCCGCCGCTGCGACGACGAGCTGGGTGCTCAGG agTGCTACCACGGCCACGGCGAGACGTACCGCGGCCACGTCAGCAAGACGCGCAAGGGCATCACGTGCCAGCGCTGGGACGCGCGGACACCCCACGTGCCCCA GATCTCTCCCGCCACCCACCCCGAGGCCCACCTGGAGGAGAACTACTGCCGCAACCCCGACAACGACAGCCACGGCCCCTGGTGCTACACCATGGACCCCCGCATGCCCTTTGACTACTGCGCCATCAAGCCCTGCT CCGGCAACGCGGTGCCGTCCATCCTGGAGAGCGCGG AGGCGGTGACGTTCGAGCAGTGCGGCCGGCGGGACGAGAGGCTGCAGCTCAAGGGGCGCATCGTGGGCGGGCAGCCCGGCAACTCGCCGTGGACCGTCAGCATCCGCAACCG GGCCGGCGTGCACTTCTGCGGCGGGTCCCTGGTGAATGAGCAGTGGGTGATCAGCATCCGCCAGTGCTTCTCCTCCTG CGACGCGGACCTGTCAGGCTATGAGGTGCACCTGGGGCTGCTGTTCAAGGACCCCGGCCCTGCAGACCCCGACCTGCAGGCCATCCCCATCGTGCGCATCCTCTGCGGTCCCTCTGAGTCCCACCTGGTGCTGCTGAAGCTGGCGAG GCCGGCCGTGCTGAACAAGCGCGTGGCCCTGATCTGCCTGCCGCCCGAGCGCTACGTCGTGCCCGCGGGCACCATCTGCGAGATCGCCGGCTGGGGGGAAACCAGAG GCACGGCCGACAGCCGCGTGCTGAACGTGGCCCAGCTGCCCGTGCTGGCCCACGGCGAGTGCCAGGCGGCGCTGCGTGGGCGCCTGAAGGAGAGCGAGCTGTGCACCGCCCCGCTGCGCTCCGGCGTGGGCGCCTGCGAG GGAGATTACGGAGGGCCCCTGGCCTGCCTGACCGCCGactgctgggtgctggagggggtTATCACCCCGTCCCGTGTCTGCGCCCGCACCGACCAGCCCGCCCTCTTCATCCGCGTCTCGCTCTACGTCGACTGGATCCACAAGGTCATGAAGATGGTCTGA
- the MST1 gene encoding hepatocyte growth factor-like protein isoform X1 → MPVPRVLLAVAVAVALGAGSRSPLNDFQRLRATELLPLPPEAPPPPEPGPAEQCAQRCATSPACRAFHHERQSQRCQLLRWTQHSPGVRLQKNIHCDLYQKKDYLRDCIVADGVSYRGTRATTEKGLRCQHWQATTPHDHRFLPSPRNGLEENYCRNPDRDKRGPWCYTVDPNVRHQSCGIKKCQDAICMTCNGEDYRGFVDHTESGTECQRWDLQHPHKHPYHPDKYPEKGLDDNYCRNPDGSEQPWCYTVDPAREREYCRIRVCTEKRPRPLNVTTNCFRGKGEGYRGRVNVTVSGIPCQRWDAQAPHRHHFVPEKYPCKDLQENYCRNPDGSEAPWCFTTRPSVRVAFCFHIRRCDDELGAQECYHGHGETYRGHVSKTRKGITCQRWDARTPHVPQISPATHPEAHLEENYCRNPDNDSHGPWCYTMDPRMPFDYCAIKPCSGNAVPSILESAEAVTFEQCGRRDERLQLKGRIVGGQPGNSPWTVSIRNRAGVHFCGGSLVNEQWVISIRQCFSSCDADLSGYEVHLGLLFKDPGPADPDLQAIPIVRILCGPSESHLVLLKLARPAVLNKRVALICLPPERYVVPAGTICEIAGWGETRGTADSRVLNVAQLPVLAHGECQAALRGRLKESELCTAPLRSGVGACEGDYGGPLACLTADCWVLEGVITPSRVCARTDQPALFIRVSLYVDWIHKVMKMV, encoded by the exons aTGCCGGTGCCgcgggtgctgctggctgtggctgtggccGTGGCGCTGGGCGCAG GCTCCCGCTCGCCCCTCAACGACTTCCAGCGCCTGCGGGCCACcgagctgctgcccctgccccccgAGGCACCGCCACCGCCAGAGCCAGGCCCGGCCGAGCAGTGCGCCCAGCGCTGTGCCACCAGCCCGGCCTGCCG GGCCTTCCACCACGAGCGGCAGAGCCAGCGGTGCCAGCTGCTGCGCTGGACGCAGCACTCGCCCGGCGTGCGGCTGCAGAAGAACATCCACTGCGACCTGTACCAGAAGAAAG ACTACCTGCGGGACTGCATCGTGGCCGACGGCGTCAGCTACCGCGGCACGCGGGCCACCACCGAGAAGGGGCTGCGCTGCCAGCACTGGCAGGCCACCACGCCGCACGACCACAG GTTCCTGCCGTCCCCACGCAACGGGCTGGAGGAGAACTACTGCCGAAACCCCGACCGCGACAAGCGGGGCCCCTGGTGTTACACCGTGGACCCCAACGTGCGGCACCAGAGCTGCGGCATCAAGAAGTGCCAGGATG CCATCTGCATGACCTGCAACGGGGAGGATTACCGGGGCTTCGTGGACCACACCGAGTCAGGGACCGAGTGCCAGCGCTGGGACCTGCAGCACCCGCACAAGCATCCCTACCACCCCGACAA GTACCCCGAGAAGGGTCTGGATGACAACTACTGCCGCAACCCGGACGGCTCCGAGCAGCCCTGGTGCTACACCGTTGACCCCGCGCGGGAGCGCGAGTATTGCCGCATCCGCGTCTGCA CAGAGAAGCGTCCGCGGCCCCTCAACGTCACCACCAACTGCTTCAGGGGGAAGGGCGAAGGCTACCGGGGCCGGGTGAACGTCACCGTGTCGGGCATCCCGTGCCAGCGCTGGGACGCGCAGGCACCGCACCGGCACCACTTTGTGCCCGAGAAGTACCCGTGCAA GGACCTGCAGGAGAATTACTGCCGCAACCCCGACGGCTCGGAGGCGCCGTGGTGCTTCACCACCCGCCCCAGCGTCCGCGTTGCCTTCTGCTTCCACATCCGCCGCTGCGACGACGAGCTGGGTGCTCAGG agTGCTACCACGGCCACGGCGAGACGTACCGCGGCCACGTCAGCAAGACGCGCAAGGGCATCACGTGCCAGCGCTGGGACGCGCGGACACCCCACGTGCCCCA GATCTCTCCCGCCACCCACCCCGAGGCCCACCTGGAGGAGAACTACTGCCGCAACCCCGACAACGACAGCCACGGCCCCTGGTGCTACACCATGGACCCCCGCATGCCCTTTGACTACTGCGCCATCAAGCCCTGCT CCGGCAACGCGGTGCCGTCCATCCTGGAGAGCGCGG AGGCGGTGACGTTCGAGCAGTGCGGCCGGCGGGACGAGAGGCTGCAGCTCAAGGGGCGCATCGTGGGCGGGCAGCCCGGCAACTCGCCGTGGACCGTCAGCATCCGCAACCG GGCCGGCGTGCACTTCTGCGGCGGGTCCCTGGTGAATGAGCAGTGGGTGATCAGCATCCGCCAGTGCTTCTCCTCCTG CGACGCGGACCTGTCAGGCTATGAGGTGCACCTGGGGCTGCTGTTCAAGGACCCCGGCCCTGCAGACCCCGACCTGCAGGCCATCCCCATCGTGCGCATCCTCTGCGGTCCCTCTGAGTCCCACCTGGTGCTGCTGAAGCTGGCGAG GCCGGCCGTGCTGAACAAGCGCGTGGCCCTGATCTGCCTGCCGCCCGAGCGCTACGTCGTGCCCGCGGGCACCATCTGCGAGATCGCCGGCTGGGGGGAAACCAGAG GCACGGCCGACAGCCGCGTGCTGAACGTGGCCCAGCTGCCCGTGCTGGCCCACGGCGAGTGCCAGGCGGCGCTGCGTGGGCGCCTGAAGGAGAGCGAGCTGTGCACCGCCCCGCTGCGCTCCGGCGTGGGCGCCTGCGAG GGAGATTACGGAGGGCCCCTGGCCTGCCTGACCGCCGactgctgggtgctggagggggtTATCACCCCGTCCCGTGTCTGCGCCCGCACCGACCAGCCCGCCCTCTTCATCCGCGTCTCGCTCTACGTCGACTGGATCCACAAGGTCATGAAGATGGTCTGA